Within Quercus lobata isolate SW786 chromosome 5, ValleyOak3.0 Primary Assembly, whole genome shotgun sequence, the genomic segment gataatcttgattcttttcCTTGCCATCCTTCCCCGTCACCTTCTTCTTATTCCTAATGGCCTCAATTTCCACCTGCTTAATGGACTCCATTATGGCATCAAATTTCACTACCTGACTAGCATATCCCGCTTTCAACACCGTTGACTTTAGAGTTGAGTTCTGAAAATAGGTGTTGAAGTTGCTAAcaacatgtcgaaggcaatatctATGAAATACTGGTGTACTTCCATCATCCCTTCTAGACCAGTTTGCAATGGCGTTTTTGATACCGAGATGTCGGTCAGAAATTATGCAAATGCCTTCCTTAGGTATCACGTGGCCAATCGTATCTCGGAGGCACTGTAAAAACCACCTCCAACTGGACCTTGACTCACAATCCACAACAGCAAACGCGAGAGGGAATACCTTGTTGTTAGCGTCAGTTGCCATTGCGACCAACAACTTTCCCTGATATTTACCATACAGATGGGTCCCATCAATACTGATAACCGGCTTGCAGTATTTGAATCTTGATATGCATGGACCGAAAGACCAAAACACATAATGCAACAATACGATGTCATCTTCATCAGTGGATGTGATACGATAGAACACTTGGGTAGTCGGGTCCTGATTAATATATGTCATTAGCAATTTTTgcaacctttggtaagactctTCCCAATTCCCAAACATCTTCGCAATCGCCTTTTGTTTCGCATCTCATACCTTGTAGTAAGAAGGCTTCTGCCCACTATATTTCGTCTCTATCATAGATCTGAGATGTTTAACTAGGGTAGTGTGATCCTCACATAACTTCTTATGGATgtctaatacaataaaattacaaCTCATCATTCTACCATCATTTCGCACCCCAGTCGGTTTACACGTGTGAGGACCCACATACACGGTGACCATCCATAGTTGGTGGAGATCAGGCTTTATAACTGCGCAGACATACCACTTACATGACTCGCACGCATTTCGCACAAAGTTTTTTCGTCGTCGACCGAATGATCgtaaaatgtttgttttccttgaggGCATAAATTGTTAATACGCGCTTCACCTCCTCTTTATTGGCAAAAGTCAACCCTTTGCAAAAATTCATCCCCTCTTTCTAAGTAGACACAAATGGCATATCAATATgtgaaggatcaaccatattttcccaagtatttgcAGAGAATGACAATGAAAGGGGTGCGTAGGCAGGGATTGTATTTGTAATGTTTTGGACACTAATAACATTGTCTGCATAAGGTTCACTACCATCCAATGTTTGATCGTCATTAATGTCCCTCTCAAAGTGCCCAAGGTCTCTGCCAATCGTGTCTTCATACTCATCTCTATCCACAAAATCTTCACCGTTAATGGCAATACTCTCATCAACATAgtcgtcatcatcatcgtcatcatcattgTTAATGGCAATAGTCTCATCAACAtagtcgtcatcatcatcatcatcatcatcatcgtcatcatcatcaccatcaacaTGAACATCACCATCGGCATGAACATAATCATCCTCTACATGTGTAGAATACTCATATTGAGCATCTGGAACCGTAACCTGTAAGTTTGTGGTCGTTTGTTGGATATCCTCTTCCCAAACTGCACGCGGCTCCAACTGTATGTACAACTCAATGTTAGTTACTTCAGCTATTCTCTCCAACTTGTCAAACATGATCTTTACATGTTTGGCATACGATAAGTAATTTGTATATTGTGTATAGCAGGATTCTCACACAACTCTTCCATGACAATCTTCTTCAATTCGTCAAGGGTCTTCAACCTACGATCAATTTGGGTATAATAGGTCTTTATACCCGGCCCTTCAAATGGCAATCCCTTATTCGCATTGACATTCTTAAGCGGACCACCGTGGTATAGGATTATATCAATTTCAGGCATTGTAAACCTGTTCAAGTCAAGTTACTATGTTAGTTAGTTAAATCACATAGTCGTAAAGTGGGGAAAAAAGTAATGCGATCTTAAGGCTGAACATATTCAAGCCAGAATTTTCATAGGTAATTACTAGTTTTATAACCATTATGTAACTTGTGGTACCCATGGTTCTAAGTTTGGCTTCAGAAGCAAATTTGAAACATATCTAGTGGAGCAACCCCgaaaaataaaaggtaaggaaaatatatatatttaaagaataCATAGAACGAGAGGAGACTTTACAAAGATGATGTAGCATTAACAAAACATATTAAATTAACAAGACCAGAGTATTCCATATCCTTAAGGCTTAAAAGTCATTTCCAAATACCAAATTGTTTCCAAAATGACCAattcttatacttttttttttattttaataatgatcAATTCCTTATACAGTCATGTATTGTAGGTCACTACATTTTAAGAATTACTTTCAGGAGTATGATTATGATACCCATTCATTCCATTCAATCACTACCCATTTCATACCCAAAATAATGATgaataaagtcaaaaaaatttgtaacacACAAAATGGGCAAATCAATactcaaaaaattaacactaacAAAACAAACTTCTATAACACACAATATTGGTAAAttaactaagttatgtcaactatgtacaaaataattagtcaaactCTTTAACCCACACCCATAGACAACTAATATCCAACTACAATGACAATCAAATTATGCAAACCCTTACCTGAGATATCAATTTGTTGAGAGGGAAGAGCAGTGAGAGAGGCAGTGTgatgagtgagagtgagaggcaATGTGGTGTAGGAGTTATGGGTGAGTGAGAGTTAGTGAGGCTGAGAGACTTAGTGAGGATGCTCTGTTTTTGGGTGAGAAGGCTGTGTAGAGTGTTAGAAAGTGTGTTATACGGGCTGAGTGTTAAGAGTGTtctgtttttataattttgcctagtggaactcgagtctataagactcgagttacttgtatttttaaccaaatttaTTTTGTGCACGTGAAGTCCTATATCTTTactttgtaattttattttgaggatctcgagtcttaaagactcgagatccttgtatttttaaccaaacttatttaatttattttgtgcaCGTGAAGttgtgtatttttattttgtggatcTCGAGACTATAAGACTTGAgatccacaaaataaaaatacacaaCTTCACGtgcacaaaataaattaaataaatttggttaaaaatacaaggatctcgagtctttaagactcgagatccaGGTGGCAATTTTGTCCACCTCAGCCAGTAGAAAATAATGGAAAGCGAGTCTTTAATGGTCGAGTTTTTAAGTGGATCTCGATTTTCTAAAACTCAAGATGCtattttcctttattgtttcaaacgttGTCTAACTTACTACATAGAAAGGCTGAACAATGTTAATATGCTCAAAACCTCCACATCAGTGGATCTATAATATTGTACATATGTAAAAATACTAGGGGTAACCATGTAActatatatttctatttcattatttaaatatattttctctctcctctctctcactccttTCTCTGTGCCCCTGACTCTCTCTCTGGCcgactctctttctctcttccctgcttcaacccaaaacaaacccaagcTGAAAACTCATCACAAATCTGATAATTGAAAacttaaacaaaacaaaccaatTCAAACAAATCTGAAAACTCATCACaaatccaactcaaaatcaacccaacaGAAAACCAATTCAAATAGCCCAAATCAACCCCAAACCCACATTGATGTTGCCGTCGCCGCTGTCATGGAGGCTTTGGTGGAGTGCTGGCCGCTGCCATGAGTGAGAAAGTGAAGATACAGATCTCAGATTTGtctaaaaatgttgaaaatggATTAGGATTGACATGGGCTTGTGTTGAAGTGAAGTTTGGAGGTTTGTTTATGGGGTTTTCTGGTGAAGAAAGAggggaggaagaagaaaaattgaccagtgaagaagagggaagaaagaagaaaaagaaaagaaggggaaaaaaaaaaatttgaccgTGTGAGagagtaaagtgtgttttgatGTGAATTGTtagaaataattatatatatatatatatatatatatagaatgattatttaaataaaagagggtgtaaaatagataaactaatACGGGtgatttgtaaaaatgataatataaaataaaaataataattttttttttttgtaaaatgaaCTGAAAATTTTAGAAGCACAGATGCAATTCCTCTAATACCCtttcattctttatatatatatatatatatatatatatatatatatatatatatttaaagcaGAGACCAGTCTCCATTTATGCATGCGTCGCTTCAAGAAATGATTTTCATTTAGGTGACCTATGACACTCCAACAATTCGTATTCGACCATCCCTTCAACAATGAGTAACAACAATTTTCATCGAAACATATATACATTATTAGTTTTTGGCCAATTTGGTGCTTAAAAATGAAGTTTACTTATAGTCTCTCACATTGAAACCTCACGTTATACATATACTTTCATTACGTGGGATCAATTTACACCAATTGGACAAAGGCCTTCATCGTGTGGGAAATTGGCATCAACAATTCAGCCCGGTTAGGCTTGAATCACCATATGCGAATGGTTCTGATAGAATTAAACGGCTTTCATCTAACGTGCTTGGTTTCAAGAGTCAAGAGGCAAGTCAATACCAAATATTCAACGCCAATTGCAAAAATTGTGCTATAGTCCTGATCAAACAATTCATTGTGCttagaaaaattaacaatttctGGTCACTCGCAGAGTGGTCTCATTAGTTTCTATTCGTCTAATGAGAACGTCCCAGTTGTTGGGTCTTCAATTCAGTAAGAATTTTACAGATGGCAAAAACAGAAAGGTTTTACTGTCAAGGCCACAGAGAAGGTTCCTACCACATCGGGGTTAAACAATGAGGCTTATACGACCATCCACAACAAAACATTATCACATACCACATAATTATACCTTAGCCTTCATCATTGGATTGTGTCGTGTAATACACAGTTGCCTCTAATGAACTTCCAGCTGCATCTCCACATGCTTCCAGTATGTGTAACAACCAATTCCCTGCCctctcatcattatcatcatgaTTTTAGTCTATCATCAATCTATCATAAGTCATAACTCATCCATGCCAAGATGCTTTCACAACTATGAATACtgtcaaataaatatatttatatatcatcACATCAacgaagaagaaaataaataagcaaGGCCAACAGGTCATTAATCCCAGTAGAAAAGGCAGATTCCTATAAAAGGTCTAAACCATCCAACAATGGAACCAACTGCTTCCTATGCCTATCTCTATTAAAAGGCAAAATATCAACAATTTACACCACATAATTAAGTCACGGTTGTTGACAAAGTCGCTCATTAAATTAGGTTGACTGATCTTGCAGGTTAGATATGGAACCTACTGGTTTAAAGGTTGAAATTTGGGGGGGTCACGCATTTGACTTGTAATTTCTGTACAAGACCTAAATCCTACTAGTTTAAAAGGTATCTATGCTTCTCCAGGACACGGAGCTAAACACTGACATCCTATGCTATGATTTCCATCTCTTAACAGCTGAAGGGCAGGAGAAAATCTATTTGATTTGATGCCTGCATACAACTCACAGAATTTGAAATCTGCTCCAGCTGCTGCTCCATCTTATCCTTCCACTTAAATAGCTCCATAATCATTTCCTGTCAGAAAAGGTAAAAATGTAAAACCTCTATGGAGTTGACATATGAATTTAGGTATCAAACTATCCTATACTTATCTGCTTTTCAACATACCTGAAATGGAAGTAATGAGTTATCAATGTCCGACTTTGAATTGGCAGTAGCAGAAGAATCTGGGGTCACATTAGCATGATCTTCCTCTTGCTTCTTGGTCACCAGCTCTGACACATCTCTATTTTGATGCAAAAAATGGAGGGCACAAGTAAGATCAACCAATacaaatttcttataaaattagaGTTACCTAGTACAATTACCTTTCCATTTTGGCCATTTCTTCCTTAACTGGCTCTAAATCTCCAGCACAGACAGGGTCCTCAGATGAGCTATTACCAGGCATCATCTGAGGTGGTATGGCTGAGTAGGGAATTTGCAACTGCTTATCATTAAACAGATCTGTGCTCTCATAAAAAGGTACAAGTTCATTCCCCTGGATATTATCTAAGTTACTGCCCTCAAGCCAATCTTCCCATCTTTCAGAATTAGGAGGACTGAAGGTAGTGTCTTGCTTTGATGCCTGTGCGCTGCTCAAAGAATTTTTAATTTCCATCAGCTGCTGCTCAACTTGAGCTTTCCATGCTATCAATTCCTCATGCATCCCCTGTCAACAAACAAAATCCGATGGAGCTTCACTGAGCTGAATTTACAAAAACATGTCCTACTGGTCTAAGAGCAAACAAGATTCCATCCTATCATTTCTATCTATCAAATTCTCAGAAGCTGAAAGATGGATGGTAGTGTATACCTTCATTCCCACCAAAGACTTTGTAATCTCCTTCAGGCGTTCATCAACAGTAGCTTTATATTTCAACAGATCCTTGTGCATCAGCTGTCAATAAAATATCCAAATTGGGGCTTCATAaatcaatattaaaaatagtAGATTATATTATAAGTGAGATGTTCAAAATTCACCTCCGCGTGATCTTGCTCTTGATTCTTGGATACCAGCTCCTGCATATCTCTGTTTATGCATAAGAACAATTTTAAGGGCAATCCTAATAGCAATGACAATGATTTCCCttttatgattaaaattttaagttccAAATCACTACCTTCTCAGTTTGACCATTTCTGTTTTAAGCAGCATCAGTTCCCCAGCAGAAACAGTGTCTTGGGAAGGGCCATTACCTGCCCTCATATCTGGTGGAACCCAGTAAGGATCCTGCCACCCAGCCTCCCGCCGAATATTAACCAGTTCAGCACTCTCTAGCCAATACTCCATTATTCCATTAGGGCTGAAGCACCGCCGGAACCGCTCAGTCCCATCTGGTGACACTTTACCGTCAATGTGCTTCAGTAAGTGGTCTAGCAGTCCTGTGTCACCAACGCATTTACGAGCGGCAGTTCTTAGAGCTGGACGGGAAATTGGGTTCCTAAAGGTTGCTCCTTCAGCCTTCAAGACCTCAAACATATATTTCTCTGCCAGTTTGTACCTGCATGACACATACTCCAATCACCGTATTAGACTGACATAAACACCAATTGTTGGGGCAATAATAAATGGTTTTCACCTCTCAGCAGACCATCTTTCTACACGGTTGATCTTCCTTAGATTACGGTTACTTTGAATACTACTGCCTTGGCTTTCCTCCACACGTAATGCTGCTTTCATCTCTATAAGTTGACTACGGCCCAATCGCTTTCTCTTCCGAATTTCTGGAATCACCAGAGGTTCAGCTTTAATAACTGCTTTAACATCATCCTTTGAATCTACTTCTTCAACTATGCTTGATGAAAGTTGAGGTGTTTTTTCTCCACGTACACTGATGCACGCAACCTGCATGCGACCAGCCTGCGCATGCGCCATCTCGGTGTCTTTTAGCTAATATTAATCCAGCTCTTCTTAAAGGCTCCACTCAGTTTTCCAGAAATGTTATGTACTGCAAAAGCAACTGCAACATGAGAGAATGCTCAAATACCTCAGTTGTGCATTTTCTGACCAAAAATGAAGCTTTATGTTAATTGCATATTAACTTTAGAGCAAAAATGTATCACATGGTTACACTAAAAAAATGAATCCCCTTGATAAAATCATCAAATGTTGAACACTTGCACAACATGACATAAGAAAGGGAGAGGTGGTGGTCATtctttattaaaacaaaatccCTTAGTCTGACGACAGTACTCAAATCCCAAAAGCATCCTTCTTTTTGTTACCCTATACATACAACAATCTGTGATAGAAATTTCTCCAGAtgatctctctcttttcttttacaaaagaaaaagtgttTTCGTTTTTTGATAAGAATGTGGTatctttgcaaaaaaaaatatatatatataagcactCACCATCATTCTTTGATAAacggtaaaaaaaattttcaaagtaaCCAATAAATGGGAAGAAACCAAATCAGATTGTAGATAATCAAATTtcgtttttcctttttaggtGGCATATGTGATAGGAAACCACGGGATAACTCAATAAATAAACGCTTGTTAGCTACCAGGACACTGAAGTAAGTTGATAATATGATATTTGAAGTAATTCAGAAAACCTATCTCTAGCCCTCCTCTACCATGAATATATCCCTGCAATTAATTAAAAGGATTAAAACACAGTAGTTCATGTCTAGAGTTGAAATTGGCAAAGAAAGAATGTGACTCAATGAATTAACATCTCCTCAAAATAAGGAGCATTCAGCTTTtatttaatctctctctttgcTTTCAATCCATGCCTTAGAAATTATTATTAGATTCAAAACCTATTCCTCCCAGCAACAATTCTGCATCTATTGGCTATCTAAACTCGAGTTTTTTAGGTGCTCCTAAATGACCAAATTTGGCTCCTATACTTGAACTTTCCTTTTATAAGGTTAAAAtcatcttattttctttttttaccagAGTCCCTAGTCATgatgacaattttttaaagacATCTTATTGCACTCTTGTAGTTAAGAATATAaccaaatacaatttttttttatcagtaataatgcttcattgaaaaaaatgaaatcataCAAGGAACCAAAGCACACAGACAGTGTACTACCAGCATTACAACTAAACTATGATGCATGGAAACTACAATTATCAAGCAAAATCCGCCAACAAATTAAAAGTACAAACACCAGAAGCATTTGTCCACTAATCAAATACAAAGTTCAGTAACCATATGCATAATgcaaaattcatcaaaaatcTTAAGCTGAAGCAAAAGCTCCTGTAAAAATCATCtgtgaaaactaaaaaattcagcaaaaacCACAAAAGCCCAAAGCATTAAGTAAAATTGGCAAACAAGATCAATCTAATAGTAGTAACAAAATAGAAGAGAGTAATTGAGCCAGATTAAGAAGCATATTAATGCCATGTACAATATATACATTGAACTCCAAAGAAAATAGCCAAACCTATCAGATACATAAATTAATTTCCATATTTTAACAAATCATAAAATTCCATCTAAATACTACACATTAATAGTTAAACAGGCACAGAGCTCGTAGAACAAGAcaagaagaataaaaacatgCTTGGGAATGGTCCTCTTGTGACTCATATTCCTCAAGTTATATGCCTTTTCCTATTAGCAAAATCTTCagcaataaaaattataaaaactttgaAACAACTAAAACCACAAATAGTCCATCTAggat encodes:
- the LOC115990939 gene encoding uncharacterized protein LOC115990939, encoding MFGNWEESYQRLQKLLMTYINQDPTTQVFYRITSTDEDDIVLLHYVFWSFGPCISRFKYCKPVISIDGTHLYGKYQGKLLVAMATDANNKVFPLAFAVVDCESRSSWRWFLQCLRDTIGHVIPKEGICIISDRHLGIKNAIANWSRRDDGSTPVFHRYCLRHVVSNFNTYFQNSTLKSTVLKAGYASQVVKFDAIMESIKQVEIEAIRNKKKVTGKDGKEKNQDYLPYTYLMGESVDMWSQSHDGGRRFGAMTTNISEYFNGVLKGAWGLPIAVLVEFTWNKLVQYFHDRRKEYHFEFSEGKNWSEYAFSTWDGNKRKSEKH
- the LOC115991985 gene encoding protein DYAD-like, whose product is MAHAQAGRMQVACISVRGEKTPQLSSSIVEEVDSKDDVKAVIKAEPLVIPEIRKRKRLGRSQLIEMKAALRVEESQGSSIQSNRNLRKINRVERWSAERYKLAEKYMFEVLKAEGATFRNPISRPALRTAARKCVGDTGLLDHLLKHIDGKVSPDGTERFRRCFSPNGIMEYWLESAELVNIRREAGWQDPYWVPPDMRAGNGPSQDTVSAGELMLLKTEMVKLRRDMQELVSKNQEQDHAELMHKDLLKYKATVDERLKEITKSLVGMKGMHEELIAWKAQVEQQLMEIKNSLSSAQASKQDTTFSPPNSERWEDWLEGSNLDNIQGNELVPFYESTDLFNDKQLQIPYSAIPPQMMPGNSSSEDPVCAGDLEPVKEEMAKMERDVSELVTKKQEEDHANVTPDSSATANSKSDIDNSLLPFQEMIMELFKWKDKMEQQLEQISNSVSCMQASNQIDFLLPFSC